A stretch of Planococcus citri chromosome 5, ihPlaCitr1.1, whole genome shotgun sequence DNA encodes these proteins:
- the LOC135846833 gene encoding cytochrome P450 4C1-like encodes MNFIMIIVCVIIVIILLAFIDKIKNKRFYDLLKQFPSHPTLPLIGNLHMLRGSKDDLLTRAINIMLPEDRLVFWVGPIPCLVLRKCEDIMAIFNQSQHRETLNLLNEWLGTGILNADYGEWKKSRKILSPAFSSEMLTKYTDVFNKKASSLVDNLKPASVKGDIVDAWDYVIHINIDAILANTLGQCIQNTGKSEKNYCEAILEVFENITQRVLLPWLHPHLFYLVYLKITGRIKMLDHFKYLPTKVIKQKLNMLRNNNTVLSSDEGTDDLSTTMVDLLIEKGSKETSFTETRMRDEILQLIATGTETTALNVCFTLLMLAMHQDIQQKVYEEITEVMSENDTLAAEDSMNQLKYLEQCIKETSRMYSQAVLAFRRTHKDCLLTDEKIVPKDTFVVAALHLTHYDTDLYENPSKWDPEHFSDQAIAKRPKGSELIFGYGPRLCIGARYSIISSKTQIAHILRNYHLATNIKEFTKDHLKTDLCIRSKIGYPIKFTSRRKT; translated from the exons atgaattttattatgATAATTGTGTGTGTGATAATCGTGATTATTTTACTCGCATTTatcgataaaattaaaaacaaaaggtTTTACGATTTACTCAAACAGTTTCCATCGCATCCTACGTTACCTCTGATTGGAAATTTGCATATGTTACGTGGCTCAAAagatg ATTTATTGACAAGAGCGATAAATATAATGTTACCTGAGGATCGTTTAGTGTTCTGGGTAGGTCCAATACCTTGCCTCGTTTTGAGGAAATGCGAAGATATCATG gcCATATTCAACCAAAGCCAGCATCGTGAAACACTCAATCTACTAAATGAATGGCTTGGAACAGGAATATTGAACGCTGACT ATGGAGAAtggaaaaaatctagaaaaattttatcaccagCTTTCTCTTCGGAAATGCTCACAAAATACACGgatgttttcaacaaaaaagctTCATCTTTGGTAGATAATTTAAAACCAGCATCAGTCAAAGGAGATATTGTAGATGCTTGGGATTACGTCATACACATAAACATCGATGCTATTTTAG CCAACACTCTCGGGCAATGTATTCAAAATACAggaaaatccgaaaaaaattactgcgAAGCGATTCTCGA GGTTTTCGAAAATATAACTCAGCGTGTACTTCTACCTTGGTTACATCCGCACCTTTTTTATCTAGTGTATTTAAAAATCACAGGAAGAATCAAAATGCTCGACCACTTCAAATATTTACCAACtaaa gtaATCAAGCAGAAATTGAATATGCTTCGAAATAACAACACAGTCTTATCATCAGATGAAG GTACAGACGATTTGTCTACTACAATGGTAGATTTGCTTATCGAAAAAGGCTCTAAAGAAACCAGTTTTACAGAAACGCGTATGAGGGATGAAATTCTACAACTGATTGCAACA ggAACTGAAACAACTGCACTAAATGTGTGTTTTACTCTCCTTATGTTAGCCATGCATCAAGATATTCAG caaAAAGTATACGAAGAAATAACTGAAGTAATGTCAGAAAACGATACATTGGCAGCTGAAGATTCGATGAACCAATTAAAATACTTGGAACAATGCATAAAGGAGACATCTAGAATGTACAGTCAAGCAGTGCTCGCATTTCGACGAACTCATAAAGACTGTTTGTTAACTG ACGAGAAAATCGTACCAAAAGACACGTTCGTTGTAGCAGCTCTTCACCTAACACATTACGATACTGATTTATATGAAAATCCATCAAAATGGGATCCCGAGCATTTCAGCGATCAAGCGATTGCCAAACGACCCAAAGGCAgcgaattaatttttggatacgGACCACGACTGTGTATAG GAGCCAGATACTCGATAATATCTTCCAAGACGCAAATTGCACACATTCTTCGCAATTATCATTTAGCCACCAACATAAAAGAATTCACAAAGGATCATTTGAAAACGGACTTGTGCATTAGAAGTAAAATCGGTTACCCAATCAAATTCACAAGCAGACGAAAAACATGA